A single region of the Ancylobacter novellus DSM 506 genome encodes:
- a CDS encoding TRAP transporter large permease: MTIVVFSLSLLGGMAIGMPIAFALLLSGVALMHYLDIFDPQIVAQNLINGADSFPLMAVPFFMLAGELMNTGGLSKRIVNVALAAVGHVKGGLGYVAILAACVISALSGSAVADAAALSALLVPMMVRAGHDKARSAGLIAASSVIGPIIPPSIGFVIFGVIGGVSITKLFLAGLVPGLLIGVALALAWWWEVRKENIEPPPRQSGAALLKALVDGIWALMLPVIIIFGLKLGVFTPTESAVVAAVYSLFVATCVYRELKVTELFDVFVTAAKTTAVVMFLVAAALVASWLITVSDITGDLVAMLEPLLDSPTLLLLAIMAVVIIVGTAMDMTPTILILTPVLMPIVKAAGIDPVYFGVLFIVNNSIGLITPPVGTVLNVVSGVARIRLEPLMKAVTPFMIAQFVVLFLMVLFPQLVLWPLRFIGH; this comes from the coding sequence ATGACCATCGTCGTCTTCTCCCTGTCGCTCCTGGGGGGCATGGCGATCGGCATGCCGATCGCCTTCGCGCTGCTGCTCTCCGGCGTCGCGCTGATGCACTATCTCGACATCTTCGATCCGCAGATCGTCGCGCAGAACCTGATCAACGGTGCCGATTCCTTCCCGCTGATGGCGGTGCCCTTCTTCATGCTCGCCGGCGAATTGATGAACACCGGCGGCCTGTCCAAGCGCATCGTCAACGTGGCGCTCGCCGCCGTCGGCCATGTGAAGGGCGGCCTCGGCTATGTCGCCATCCTCGCCGCCTGCGTGATCTCGGCATTGTCCGGCTCGGCCGTGGCGGACGCCGCCGCGCTCTCCGCCCTGCTGGTGCCGATGATGGTGCGCGCGGGGCACGACAAGGCCCGCTCGGCCGGCCTGATCGCCGCCTCCAGCGTCATCGGCCCGATCATCCCGCCCAGCATCGGCTTCGTCATCTTCGGCGTCATCGGCGGCGTCTCGATCACCAAGCTGTTCTTGGCGGGGCTGGTGCCGGGACTGCTCATCGGCGTCGCCCTCGCGCTCGCCTGGTGGTGGGAGGTGCGCAAGGAGAACATCGAGCCCCCGCCGCGCCAGAGCGGCGCGGCGCTCCTCAAGGCGCTGGTCGACGGCATCTGGGCGCTGATGCTGCCGGTCATCATCATCTTCGGGCTGAAGCTCGGCGTCTTCACCCCGACGGAATCGGCGGTGGTGGCGGCGGTCTACTCGCTGTTCGTAGCGACCTGCGTCTACCGCGAATTGAAGGTCACCGAGCTGTTCGACGTCTTCGTCACCGCGGCGAAGACCACCGCGGTGGTCATGTTCCTCGTGGCGGCGGCGCTGGTCGCCTCCTGGCTGATCACCGTGTCCGACATCACCGGCGACCTCGTCGCCATGCTGGAGCCGCTGCTCGACAGCCCGACACTGCTGCTGCTCGCCATCATGGCGGTGGTGATCATCGTCGGCACCGCCATGGACATGACGCCGACCATCCTGATCCTGACGCCGGTGCTGATGCCCATCGTCAAGGCGGCCGGCATCGATCCGGTCTATTTCGGCGTGCTGTTCATCGTGAACAACTCGATCGGCCTGATCACGCCGCCGGTCGGCACGGTGCTGAACGTGGTGTCCGGCGTGGCCCGGATCCGGCTGGAGCCGCTCATGAAGGCCGTCACGCCATTCATGATCGCCCAGTTCGTCGTGCTTTTCCTCATGGTGCTGTTCCCGCAGCTCGTCCTGTGGCCGCTGCGGTTTATCGGTCATTGA
- a CDS encoding transcriptional regulator NanR, producing the protein MADVSDTIVRRKLSHEVFDRLKTLITSGELGPGDAMPSERDLMERFGVGRPAIREAMQALANIGLITITHGERARVQQLSARSLFQQVDLSAQILLSASPDSLEHLKQARRFFERGMAREAAQRATAEDIKRLRDILDQQAKAVNEPKQFIGLDMRFHTQIAAISGNPIFEAVSESMLSWLRQYYTEMLTWSGRENVTLVEHEQIIDHIANHDPDGAEAIMVKHLDRSSALFTRQG; encoded by the coding sequence ATGGCTGATGTGTCCGACACCATAGTGCGTCGAAAGCTGTCGCATGAAGTCTTCGACCGCCTGAAGACGCTCATCACCTCGGGCGAGCTCGGCCCCGGCGACGCCATGCCGTCCGAGCGCGACCTGATGGAGCGCTTCGGCGTGGGCCGCCCGGCGATCCGCGAGGCGATGCAGGCTTTGGCGAATATCGGCCTCATCACCATCACCCATGGCGAGCGCGCGCGTGTGCAGCAGCTCTCGGCCCGCTCGCTGTTCCAGCAGGTGGACCTCTCCGCGCAGATCCTGCTCTCCGCGTCGCCGGACAGTCTGGAGCACCTCAAGCAGGCGCGGCGCTTCTTCGAGCGGGGCATGGCCCGCGAAGCGGCGCAGCGGGCCACGGCCGAGGACATCAAGCGGCTGCGCGACATACTGGATCAGCAGGCCAAGGCGGTGAACGAGCCCAAGCAGTTCATCGGCCTGGACATGCGGTTCCACACCCAGATCGCCGCCATCTCCGGCAATCCGATCTTCGAGGCGGTCAGCGAATCCATGCTGTCGTGGCTCCGGCAGTACTACACGGAGATGCTGACCTGGTCCGGCCGCGAGAACGTCACCCTGGTCGAGCACGAGCAGATCATCGACCACATCGCCAACCATGACCCGGACGGCGCCGAGGCGATCATGGTCAAGCATCTCGACCGCTCGAGCGCCCTGTTCACCCGGCAGGGCTGA
- a CDS encoding ABC transporter permease, translating into MSALLERLERHRWVWSALGVLILWAILSATTGRFSLHSLSGVAVSASFLTLVALGQMLVVTTGRGNIDLSIASVLTLSAYASIIVAAGADARLPLALAAVVGIGLVTGAVNALLVVLFRIPAIIATLATGYILATGTLIANRWAAGFSMSPFLKTLAAGRIEGVPVILIIALVAVALVGLLLRRTVYGRRLSAVGQNERAAALAGIHTGRVVASAFLASATLAAVTGMLLGAYVGGAFLEMGQPYLLQSLGAVVLGGSLIFGGSSTALGTLCGAFLLILIVTTMQIAGLPAGTQDIVQGLVVIAVLALAGGRAVRRRRGAASAVAKG; encoded by the coding sequence ATGAGCGCGCTGCTGGAAAGGCTGGAGCGTCACCGCTGGGTGTGGTCGGCGCTCGGAGTGCTGATCCTCTGGGCGATCCTGTCGGCGACCACCGGCCGGTTCAGCCTGCACTCGCTCTCCGGCGTCGCGGTGTCGGCGAGCTTCCTCACGCTGGTGGCGCTCGGCCAGATGCTGGTGGTGACGACGGGACGGGGCAATATTGACCTCTCCATCGCCAGCGTGCTGACGCTGAGCGCCTATGCCAGCATCATCGTCGCCGCCGGCGCCGATGCCCGCCTGCCGCTGGCCCTCGCAGCCGTCGTCGGCATCGGGCTGGTCACGGGCGCGGTGAATGCGCTGCTGGTGGTGCTGTTCCGCATACCCGCGATCATCGCCACGCTGGCGACGGGCTACATACTCGCCACCGGCACGCTGATCGCCAATCGCTGGGCGGCCGGCTTCTCCATGAGCCCGTTCCTCAAGACGCTGGCGGCGGGCCGCATCGAGGGCGTCCCAGTCATCCTCATCATCGCGCTGGTGGCGGTGGCACTGGTGGGACTGCTGCTGCGCCGCACCGTCTATGGACGGCGGCTCTCCGCGGTCGGGCAGAACGAGCGGGCGGCGGCGCTGGCGGGCATCCACACCGGCCGCGTCGTCGCTTCCGCCTTCCTCGCCTCGGCGACGCTGGCGGCGGTCACCGGCATGCTGCTCGGCGCCTATGTCGGCGGCGCCTTCCTGGAGATGGGCCAGCCCTATCTGCTGCAATCCCTCGGCGCCGTGGTGCTGGGCGGCTCGCTGATCTTCGGCGGTTCCTCCACCGCCCTCGGCACGCTGTGCGGGGCCTTCCTGCTGATCCTCATCGTCACCACCATGCAGATCGCCGGCCTGCCGGCCGGCACGCAGGACATCGTGCAGGGCCTCGTGGTCATCGCCGTGCTGGCGCTGGCGGGAGGGCGCGCGGTGCGCCGCCGCCGGGGCGCCGCTTCTGCCGTGGCGAAGGGCTGA
- a CDS encoding ATP-binding cassette domain-containing protein, whose protein sequence is MMTAAYPAAQGAPATAAGASAPHLRLAANGAETLPADVPVARLAGICKAFGPTRANDGIDLVVAPGEVLGLVGGNGAGKSTLMRILCGVTRADAGSIEIRGVSIETDLYDTTLAQTGGIRIVHQELSLCDNLSVAENFFLEAPEGARAVPGWRRLYRARARAALDEVFPGHGIAVDARIGHLQIGQRQMVEIARAVTAPQVRLVILDEPTSSLGLERSRQLRAFIKARAAAGLSFIFISHKLQEVVDIAHRVLVLRNGRTAWSGPAAQASVSALVNAMGGPTEGAMQGRRAARAGIAEDAAEVVRLSGDIVAPLGRDVVLRAGEVVGLAGLEGSGQRELLHRLFDRSRGGISRKGGASFVSGDRQKEGVFPLWSVLSNIALGRLEGRSPLGLVHERTEREAARGAAEKLKLDPHRFDSPILDLSGGNQQKALVARALVGDAGTILFDDPTRGVDVAAKEDFYALIGQLSRGDGARAGRLVVWHSTEDIEFLECDRVLVFSGGRIVRELVGSEITEQAIVDASFAGAGALERDGTTGARGLADWLVDLAPFASLAAVFALMAWVNPLTVSMFGLELLLGPAIALVLVALAQMFVVGGSEIDLGVGAFAGLVNVLSATLLVDTPWLGVLALVAGVLAYGLIGATIQLRRIPAIVVTLGASFIWIGVGYTLQPTPGGAAPEWLSAAFAWTIAEVPATLILIAVAGIVALAIDRSPLGVVLRGFGNNAQAMTLGGWSPLRYAVVRYMVASLFALAAGLSLTAINTASDINAGGPFTLISVAAVVMGGCALIGGMISPLGVVAGALTLALVGALLGALSVSTDYNAAVQGCLLLAMLVLRAFAERREARR, encoded by the coding sequence ATGATGACGGCAGCCTATCCTGCCGCGCAGGGCGCACCGGCGACAGCCGCCGGTGCGTCGGCGCCCCACCTGCGCCTCGCCGCCAACGGCGCCGAGACCCTTCCCGCCGACGTGCCGGTCGCCCGGCTCGCGGGCATCTGCAAGGCGTTCGGCCCGACCAGGGCCAATGACGGCATCGACCTCGTAGTCGCGCCGGGCGAGGTGCTCGGCCTCGTCGGCGGCAACGGTGCCGGCAAGTCGACGCTGATGCGCATCCTGTGCGGTGTTACCCGCGCCGATGCCGGCAGCATCGAGATCCGCGGCGTTTCCATCGAGACCGACCTCTACGACACCACGCTGGCGCAGACCGGCGGCATCCGCATCGTCCATCAGGAATTGTCGCTTTGCGACAACCTCTCGGTGGCGGAGAACTTCTTCCTCGAGGCGCCGGAGGGCGCGCGTGCCGTGCCCGGCTGGCGCCGGCTCTATCGCGCCCGTGCCCGCGCCGCGCTGGACGAGGTGTTTCCCGGCCACGGCATCGCGGTGGACGCCCGCATCGGGCATCTGCAGATCGGCCAGCGGCAGATGGTCGAGATCGCCCGCGCGGTCACCGCCCCGCAGGTGCGCCTCGTCATCCTCGACGAGCCGACCTCCTCGCTCGGGCTGGAGCGCAGCCGCCAGCTGCGGGCCTTCATCAAGGCGCGCGCCGCGGCCGGGCTCTCCTTCATCTTCATCAGCCACAAGCTGCAGGAAGTGGTCGACATCGCCCATCGCGTCCTCGTGCTGCGCAACGGGCGCACCGCCTGGTCCGGCCCGGCCGCGCAGGCGAGCGTGAGCGCGCTGGTCAACGCCATGGGCGGGCCGACCGAAGGCGCCATGCAGGGCCGCCGGGCGGCGCGCGCCGGTATCGCCGAAGATGCCGCGGAGGTCGTGCGGCTGTCCGGCGACATCGTCGCCCCGCTCGGCCGCGACGTGGTGCTGCGGGCCGGCGAGGTGGTCGGGCTCGCCGGACTGGAGGGCTCGGGCCAGCGCGAACTCCTGCACCGGCTCTTCGACAGGTCGCGCGGCGGTATCTCGCGCAAGGGCGGCGCCAGCTTCGTCTCCGGCGACCGGCAGAAGGAGGGCGTGTTCCCGCTCTGGAGCGTGCTGTCCAACATCGCGCTCGGCCGGCTCGAAGGCCGCTCCCCGCTCGGCCTGGTGCATGAGAGGACGGAGCGCGAGGCGGCGCGCGGCGCCGCCGAGAAGCTGAAGCTCGACCCGCACCGCTTCGATTCCCCCATCCTCGACCTGTCCGGCGGCAACCAGCAGAAGGCGCTGGTCGCCCGCGCGCTGGTCGGCGACGCCGGCACCATCCTGTTCGACGATCCGACCCGCGGCGTCGACGTCGCCGCCAAGGAGGATTTCTACGCGCTGATCGGCCAGCTCTCGCGCGGCGACGGCGCCCGTGCCGGCCGGCTGGTGGTCTGGCATTCTACCGAGGACATCGAGTTTCTCGAATGCGACCGCGTGCTGGTGTTCTCCGGCGGACGCATCGTGCGCGAGCTCGTCGGCTCGGAGATCACCGAGCAGGCCATCGTCGACGCCTCCTTCGCCGGGGCCGGCGCGCTGGAGCGCGACGGCACGACGGGTGCCCGCGGCCTCGCCGACTGGCTCGTCGATCTCGCGCCCTTCGCCAGCCTTGCGGCGGTGTTCGCGCTGATGGCGTGGGTGAACCCGCTCACCGTCTCAATGTTCGGCCTCGAACTTCTGCTCGGTCCCGCCATCGCGCTGGTGCTGGTGGCACTGGCGCAGATGTTCGTCGTCGGCGGCAGCGAGATCGACCTCGGCGTCGGCGCCTTCGCCGGCCTCGTCAACGTGCTCAGCGCCACGCTTCTGGTCGACACACCCTGGCTCGGCGTGCTGGCGCTCGTCGCCGGTGTCCTCGCCTATGGGCTGATCGGCGCCACCATCCAGCTCCGGCGCATCCCGGCGATCGTGGTGACGCTCGGCGCCTCCTTCATCTGGATCGGCGTCGGCTACACCTTGCAGCCGACCCCCGGCGGCGCCGCGCCGGAATGGCTCTCGGCCGCCTTCGCCTGGACCATCGCCGAGGTGCCGGCGACGCTGATCCTGATCGCGGTCGCCGGCATTGTCGCCCTCGCCATCGACCGCTCGCCGCTCGGCGTGGTGCTGCGGGGCTTCGGCAACAATGCGCAGGCGATGACGCTCGGCGGCTGGTCGCCGCTGCGCTACGCCGTGGTGCGCTACATGGTGGCGAGCCTGTTCGCGCTGGCGGCCGGCCTGTCGCTCACCGCCATCAATACGGCGAGCGACATCAATGCCGGCGGGCCGTTTACGCTCATCAGCGTGGCGGCGGTGGTGATGGGCGGCTGCGCGCTGATCGGCGGGATGATCTCGCCGCTCGGGGTGGTGGCCGGCGCGCTCACCCTCGCCCTCGTCGGCGCGCTGCTCGGCGCGCTCAGCGTATCGACCGACTACAACGCCGCGGTGCAGGGCTGCCTGCTGCTGGCCATGCTGGTGCTGCGCGCCTTCGCCGAACGCCGGGAGGCCCGCCGATGA
- a CDS encoding ABC transporter substrate-binding protein — MRLKTLARACATLALIAAGAAPALATPDKPVIALANAYFGNTWRHQMVDAFKEAAEKAKAEGKIADYIILNGDGTVAQQNSQIAELILKKVDAIAVDAASETAVNGIIEKACKAGIKVVSFDSIASAPCNWQLNFDFKGYKREQAEWVLKKIGGKGNVIVVRGVKGSAPDADMYSAQEAVLKNYPDVKVVATVYGQATASVAQSAVANALPSLPHVDAVLGQGGSDDTGIAQAFDQYGGEYAKKMPVIEGGGSSNFIQWWTKQREANNYSTISMNTTPGIGGAAFWLAYELVKGANPPKLMIMPVATVTDENLKDFSSLPAGVIVSPSYSQQWVQDNLIKAKAGN, encoded by the coding sequence ATGCGCCTGAAAACCCTTGCGCGCGCCTGCGCGACCCTTGCTCTCATCGCTGCCGGCGCCGCCCCGGCGCTCGCGACGCCGGACAAGCCGGTGATCGCGCTCGCCAATGCGTATTTCGGCAATACGTGGCGTCACCAGATGGTCGACGCGTTCAAGGAAGCGGCCGAGAAGGCGAAGGCCGAAGGCAAGATCGCCGACTACATCATCCTGAACGGCGACGGCACCGTCGCCCAGCAGAACAGCCAGATCGCCGAGCTCATCCTCAAGAAGGTCGACGCCATCGCCGTAGATGCCGCCTCCGAGACCGCCGTGAACGGCATCATCGAGAAGGCGTGCAAGGCCGGCATCAAGGTCGTGTCCTTCGATTCCATCGCCTCCGCCCCGTGCAACTGGCAGCTCAATTTCGACTTCAAGGGCTACAAGCGCGAGCAGGCCGAGTGGGTGCTGAAGAAGATCGGCGGCAAGGGCAACGTCATCGTCGTGCGCGGCGTGAAGGGCTCCGCTCCGGACGCCGACATGTATTCGGCGCAGGAAGCGGTGCTGAAGAACTATCCGGACGTGAAGGTGGTGGCGACCGTGTACGGCCAGGCCACGGCTTCCGTCGCCCAGTCGGCCGTCGCCAATGCGCTGCCGAGCCTGCCGCATGTCGACGCCGTGCTCGGCCAGGGCGGCTCGGACGATACCGGCATCGCCCAGGCCTTCGACCAGTACGGCGGCGAATACGCCAAGAAGATGCCAGTGATCGAGGGCGGTGGCTCGTCCAACTTCATCCAGTGGTGGACCAAGCAGCGCGAGGCCAACAACTATTCCACCATCTCGATGAACACCACGCCGGGCATCGGCGGCGCCGCCTTCTGGCTCGCCTATGAGCTGGTGAAGGGCGCCAACCCGCCCAAGCTGATGATCATGCCGGTCGCCACCGTCACCGATGAGAACCTGAAGGACTTCTCCAGCCTTCCCGCCGGTGTCATCGTCAGCCCGTCCTATTCCCAGCAATGGGTGCAGGACAACCTGATCAAGGCCAAGGCCGGCAACTGA
- a CDS encoding SMP-30/gluconolactonase/LRE family protein — MLDVFEVLDPRFRELIIPIAWLEKLHTDMRWCEGPAYLADQRCVIWSDIPNNRLMRWCEDTEAVGVFRPDSNFANGNTRDREGRLVTCEHRTRRVTRTEPDGSITVLADRYQGRRLNAPNDVVVKSDGTIWFTDPTYGIACDYEGGRAEPEQPGRYVFRLDPRDGSLAVVADDFQQPNGLAFSPDESVLYIADSGGIGRDGGNRHIRAFRVEAGNALSGGDVVTEVTPHAPDGLRVDEAGRLWSSAGDGVHCYTPDGDLLGKIRVPERVGNLVFGGPARNRLFICGHTSLYSIFVNTRGAQRP, encoded by the coding sequence ATGCTGGACGTGTTCGAGGTCCTCGATCCCCGCTTCCGCGAGCTCATCATCCCCATCGCCTGGCTCGAGAAGCTCCACACCGACATGCGCTGGTGCGAAGGCCCGGCCTATCTGGCCGACCAGCGCTGCGTGATCTGGAGCGACATTCCCAACAACCGGCTGATGCGCTGGTGCGAGGACACGGAGGCCGTGGGCGTTTTCCGCCCCGACTCGAACTTCGCCAATGGCAACACGCGCGACCGCGAAGGTCGGCTGGTGACCTGCGAGCACCGCACCCGCCGCGTCACGCGCACGGAGCCGGACGGATCGATCACCGTGCTGGCCGACCGCTACCAGGGTCGCCGGCTGAACGCGCCGAACGATGTGGTGGTGAAGTCGGACGGCACGATCTGGTTCACCGATCCGACCTACGGCATCGCCTGCGACTATGAGGGCGGACGGGCGGAGCCCGAGCAGCCGGGGCGCTATGTCTTCCGCCTCGATCCACGCGACGGCTCGCTCGCCGTGGTGGCCGACGACTTCCAGCAACCCAACGGCCTCGCCTTTTCGCCGGACGAGAGCGTGCTCTACATCGCCGATTCCGGCGGGATCGGCCGCGACGGCGGCAACCGCCACATCCGCGCCTTCCGCGTCGAAGCGGGCAACGCGCTGTCGGGTGGCGACGTCGTCACCGAGGTGACACCCCATGCCCCGGACGGCCTGCGCGTCGACGAAGCCGGCCGGCTCTGGTCGAGCGCGGGCGACGGCGTCCATTGCTACACGCCGGACGGAGACCTCCTCGGCAAGATCCGCGTCCCCGAGCGGGTCGGCAACCTCGTCTTCGGCGGGCCGGCGCGCAACCGGCTCTTCATCTGCGGCCACACCTCGCTCTACAGCATCTTCGTGAACACGCGCGGCGCGCAGAGGCCGTGA
- a CDS encoding glucan 1,4-alpha-glucosidase, translating into MTEDNAITPPGGPGGPARWTSSAKVGVGTARTAASRLWFTLSHGILNEIYYPRVDAACTRDFGFLVTSADGYFAEEKRDADHEVGVLEHGVPAYHLLNTAQDGRWRIQKQIVTDPRREVLIQQVTFEALIGDIEDYRLFALLAPHLVNAGADNSAWVGDYKGTPMLFATGRQGVSLALACSVPWKARSVGYVGASDGWRQLNRDGCLDERYQRAERGNVALSAEVDLAASDGTMLIALGFGVRPEEAGFRAVSSLTEGFEELRRNYVQGWRAWQHALLPLDHPQSRANINTYRASTIVLATHQPPSVPGAIIASLSIPWGFNKGDEDLGGYHLVWPRDLVENAGGLLAAGAVDEAKSVLGYLRAIQEADGHWSQNVWLDGSAYWGGVQMDECAFPILLTDMIRRGGHFAHGELDSYMDMVERAATFILRNGPVTGQDRWEEDAGYSPFTLAVEIAALLAAADMMELFGRKEEAVYLRETADAWNDSVERWTFATNTELAEKLGVEGYYVRISPVETADAASPLDGFVPVKNRPPADTDRPAAQLISPDALALVRFGLRAPDDPRILGTVKAIDALLKVELPQGPLWYRYNGDGYGEHEDGSPFDGTGIGRAWPLLTGERAHYEIAAGNLVRAQQLLVTLEDSAGPGGLLPEQVWDGEDIPDRELFKGRPSGSAMPLVWAHAEHIKLMRSLKDDKVFDMPPQTVQRYLVDKVTSPRRTWRFNEKLRSIPAGLKLRIELPAPALIHWSLDGWATTHDTPTTANAFGLHIADLPTTGAPEGRHLRFTFYWSGADKWEGTDFAVAVDGDDAMFHGSQDPNAPDASRRVAEPAETTK; encoded by the coding sequence ATGACGGAGGACAACGCCATCACGCCGCCGGGCGGGCCCGGCGGCCCGGCGCGCTGGACGTCGAGCGCCAAGGTGGGCGTCGGCACCGCCCGCACGGCGGCGAGCCGGCTGTGGTTCACGCTTAGCCACGGTATCCTCAACGAGATCTACTATCCGCGCGTCGATGCCGCCTGCACGCGTGATTTCGGCTTCCTCGTCACCTCCGCGGACGGCTATTTCGCCGAGGAGAAGCGCGACGCCGACCACGAGGTCGGCGTGCTCGAGCACGGCGTGCCGGCCTATCATTTGCTCAACACGGCGCAGGACGGGCGCTGGCGCATCCAGAAGCAGATCGTCACCGACCCGCGCCGCGAGGTGCTGATCCAGCAGGTCACCTTCGAGGCGCTGATCGGCGACATCGAGGATTACCGGCTGTTCGCGCTGCTCGCGCCGCATCTCGTCAATGCGGGCGCGGACAATTCCGCCTGGGTCGGCGACTACAAGGGCACGCCCATGCTGTTCGCCACCGGCCGGCAGGGCGTCTCGCTCGCGCTCGCCTGCTCGGTGCCATGGAAGGCGCGCTCGGTCGGCTATGTCGGCGCCTCCGACGGCTGGCGCCAGCTCAACCGCGACGGCTGCCTCGACGAGCGCTACCAGCGCGCCGAACGCGGCAATGTCGCGCTCAGCGCCGAGGTCGACCTCGCCGCCAGCGACGGCACCATGCTGATCGCGCTCGGCTTCGGCGTGCGCCCGGAGGAAGCGGGCTTTCGCGCCGTCTCCAGCCTCACGGAGGGTTTCGAGGAGCTGCGCCGGAACTATGTGCAGGGCTGGCGCGCCTGGCAGCACGCGCTGCTGCCGCTCGACCATCCGCAGAGCCGCGCCAACATCAACACCTACCGCGCCAGCACCATCGTGCTCGCCACCCACCAGCCGCCTTCCGTGCCCGGCGCCATCATCGCCAGCCTCTCCATTCCCTGGGGCTTCAACAAGGGCGACGAGGATCTGGGCGGCTACCACCTCGTCTGGCCGCGCGACCTTGTCGAGAACGCCGGCGGCCTGCTCGCAGCCGGCGCGGTCGACGAAGCCAAGTCCGTGCTCGGCTATCTCCGGGCGATCCAGGAGGCGGACGGCCACTGGTCGCAGAATGTCTGGCTGGACGGCTCCGCCTATTGGGGCGGCGTGCAGATGGACGAGTGCGCCTTCCCGATCCTGCTCACCGACATGATCCGGCGCGGCGGCCACTTCGCCCATGGCGAGCTCGACTCCTACATGGACATGGTCGAGCGGGCGGCCACCTTCATCCTGCGCAACGGCCCCGTCACCGGCCAGGACCGCTGGGAGGAGGATGCCGGCTACTCGCCCTTCACGCTGGCGGTGGAGATCGCCGCCCTGCTGGCCGCCGCCGACATGATGGAGCTCTTCGGCCGCAAGGAGGAGGCCGTCTATCTGCGCGAGACGGCCGATGCCTGGAACGATTCGGTCGAGCGCTGGACCTTCGCCACCAACACCGAGCTGGCGGAGAAGCTCGGCGTCGAGGGCTATTATGTGCGCATCTCCCCGGTCGAGACCGCCGATGCTGCCTCCCCGCTGGACGGCTTCGTGCCGGTGAAGAACCGCCCCCCGGCCGACACCGACCGGCCGGCGGCGCAGCTCATCAGCCCCGACGCGCTCGCCCTCGTGCGCTTCGGCCTGCGGGCGCCGGACGATCCGCGCATACTCGGCACCGTCAAGGCGATCGACGCGCTGCTGAAGGTGGAGCTGCCGCAGGGCCCGCTCTGGTACCGCTACAATGGCGACGGCTATGGCGAGCACGAGGACGGCTCGCCCTTCGACGGCACCGGCATCGGCCGCGCCTGGCCGCTGCTGACCGGCGAGCGCGCCCATTACGAGATCGCCGCCGGCAATCTCGTGCGCGCGCAGCAGCTTCTGGTCACGCTGGAGGATTCGGCCGGACCGGGCGGGCTGCTGCCCGAGCAGGTCTGGGACGGCGAGGACATTCCCGATCGCGAGCTGTTCAAGGGTCGGCCTTCCGGCAGCGCCATGCCGCTGGTGTGGGCCCATGCCGAGCACATCAAGCTGATGCGCTCGCTGAAGGACGACAAGGTGTTCGACATGCCGCCGCAGACCGTGCAGCGCTACCTCGTGGACAAGGTGACCTCGCCGCGCCGCACCTGGCGCTTCAACGAGAAGCTCCGCTCGATCCCCGCCGGCCTCAAGCTGCGCATCGAGCTGCCCGCGCCGGCGCTGATCCATTGGTCGCTCGACGGCTGGGCCACCACCCACGACACGCCCACCACCGCGAACGCCTTCGGCCTGCATATCGCCGACCTGCCGACGACCGGGGCACCGGAGGGCAGGCATCTGCGCTTCACCTTCTACTGGTCCGGGGCGGACAAGTGGGAGGGCACGGATTTCGCGGTGGCCGTCGACGGCGACGACGCGATGTTCCACGGCAGCCAGGATCCGAACGCGCCCGACGCCAGCCGTCGGGTCGCCGAACCCGCCGAAACGACGAAGTGA
- a CDS encoding ROK family protein, translating into MNGKATGILAVDIGGTGLKAAVIDDEGEMISERERVDTPHPCPPPALLDAYAGMASKLPAFDRISIGFPGVVRQGTVLTAPNLGTDLWAGFALADAMSKRLGGHPARLINDAEMQGYGIVAGKGLEMVLTLGTGAGTALFRDGKLMPHMELAHHPVHDNLTYDEYLGVAAYEQHGKKHWNHHVARVVELLYVLLHYDRLYLGGGNSKHVEIELPDNVAIASNDAGLTGGAALWREK; encoded by the coding sequence ATGAACGGCAAGGCGACGGGAATCCTCGCAGTCGACATAGGCGGAACCGGACTGAAGGCTGCGGTGATCGACGACGAGGGCGAGATGATCTCGGAGCGCGAGCGCGTCGACACGCCCCATCCGTGTCCGCCGCCAGCGCTGCTCGATGCCTATGCGGGAATGGCTTCGAAGCTGCCGGCCTTCGACCGCATCTCCATCGGCTTTCCCGGCGTGGTCCGCCAGGGCACGGTTCTGACCGCGCCGAACCTCGGCACGGATCTCTGGGCGGGCTTCGCGCTGGCCGATGCCATGTCGAAGCGGCTCGGCGGCCATCCCGCCCGGCTGATCAACGACGCCGAGATGCAGGGTTACGGCATCGTCGCCGGCAAGGGGCTGGAAATGGTGCTCACGCTCGGCACCGGGGCCGGCACGGCGCTGTTCCGCGACGGCAAGCTGATGCCGCACATGGAGCTGGCGCACCATCCGGTCCACGACAACCTGACCTATGACGAATATCTCGGCGTCGCCGCCTATGAGCAGCACGGCAAGAAGCACTGGAACCATCACGTCGCGCGCGTCGTCGAGCTGCTCTACGTGCTGCTCCACTATGACCGGCTCTATCTCGGCGGCGGCAACTCCAAGCATGTGGAGATCGAGCTGCCGGACAACGTCGCCATCGCCTCGAACGACGCCGGCCTGACCGGCGGCGCCGCGCTCTGGCGCGAGAAATGA